Proteins from a single region of Syntrophales bacterium:
- a CDS encoding methylated-DNA--[protein]-cysteine S-methyltransferase has product MKNKGEHHGETARDLRFHLLPSESGITAVVREAGGAGPVIRIYLPAPRRELTRRIGLDFPGARPRKSDANGDMEESLRRLIRGEAAPVPFEEMEMESLAPFRRRVLVETGRIPRGKVRTYGSLAAAAGHAGAARAVGSVMASNPFPLAIPCHRVVRSDGSLGGFGGGPDLKRTLLEREGILFDGRGRVRPEFLL; this is encoded by the coding sequence ATGAAAAACAAGGGAGAGCATCACGGGGAAACGGCACGGGATCTCCGCTTCCATCTGCTGCCGTCGGAATCGGGCATCACCGCGGTGGTCCGGGAGGCTGGTGGAGCCGGCCCCGTCATCCGCATCTACCTACCCGCCCCCCGCCGCGAGTTGACTCGCAGGATCGGCCTGGATTTTCCCGGAGCCCGCCCACGGAAGAGCGACGCGAACGGAGACATGGAAGAGAGCCTCCGCCGCCTCATCCGCGGAGAGGCCGCCCCCGTTCCTTTCGAAGAGATGGAGATGGAATCCCTGGCCCCTTTCCGGCGCCGGGTGCTTGTGGAAACGGGACGGATTCCCCGGGGAAAGGTGAGGACCTACGGCTCGCTGGCGGCCGCCGCCGGCCATGCGGGAGCGGCCCGGGCCGTCGGCTCCGTGATGGCCTCCAATCCCTTCCCCCTGGCGATCCCCTGCCACCGGGTCGTCCGGTCCGACGGCAGCCTGGGCGGATTCGGCGGCGGTCCGGACCTGAAGCGAACGCTGCTTGAGCGGGAGGGCATCCTGTTTGACGGTCGGGGGCGGGTCCGCCCCGAATTTCTCCTCTGA
- a CDS encoding tetratricopeptide repeat protein translates to MKKILRKKGQGPSYPDMHSSPSPPPPPPKPPASYEPVKPKGGGWRALPFLLIVGIILVISAAYDFVRESDPFKLCETYLKQNPQIRQEVGEVREVKPWFPVSISTSGQFGRASMTFLVEGTTRSTKAQMTLSKQRGTWKILTAAYEDRQGRMQPLVLETPGAARPGETPVTSDIPVTRNTPLPGDTPLIAVRPAAAEPIQEGLLHLKQNRLDKAVAAFSRAIKADPTNDKAHYLRGRALARQNEEARALVDLDRAVTLNPRNADAWNWMGWIHSRSKRNDEAIAALTKAIELRPNNGWAYYNRGSCYYRKGDVQKSLEDARTACTLGVKDACKVYDRLKKT, encoded by the coding sequence ATGAAAAAAATCCTGAGAAAAAAAGGACAGGGACCGTCCTACCCGGACATGCACTCCTCCCCGTCCCCGCCGCCGCCCCCTCCGAAGCCGCCGGCGTCCTACGAGCCGGTCAAACCCAAGGGCGGGGGGTGGAGGGCGCTGCCGTTCCTCCTCATCGTCGGGATCATCCTGGTCATCTCCGCAGCCTATGACTTTGTCCGCGAGTCGGATCCCTTCAAGCTCTGCGAGACCTACCTGAAGCAGAATCCGCAGATCCGCCAGGAGGTGGGGGAAGTACGGGAGGTGAAGCCCTGGTTCCCCGTCAGCATCAGCACCTCCGGGCAGTTCGGGCGGGCCTCCATGACGTTTCTCGTGGAAGGCACGACGAGGTCCACCAAGGCCCAGATGACCCTGTCGAAACAGCGCGGCACCTGGAAGATCCTGACGGCCGCCTACGAGGACCGCCAGGGAAGGATGCAGCCCCTCGTTCTGGAGACTCCGGGAGCGGCGCGTCCCGGCGAAACCCCCGTCACAAGCGACATCCCCGTCACCAGAAATACCCCCCTCCCAGGCGACACCCCCCTCATCGCCGTCCGACCCGCCGCTGCGGAGCCCATCCAGGAGGGCCTGCTGCACCTGAAGCAAAACAGGCTGGATAAGGCCGTGGCAGCCTTCAGCCGCGCCATCAAGGCGGATCCGACGAACGACAAGGCCCATTACCTGCGGGGACGGGCCCTGGCAAGACAGAATGAGGAGGCCCGTGCCCTGGTGGACCTGGACCGGGCAGTGACGCTGAATCCCCGGAATGCCGACGCATGGAACTGGATGGGATGGATCCACAGCCGCAGCAAGCGGAACGACGAGGCCATCGCCGCCCTCACCAAAGCCATCGAGCTTCGTCCCAACAACGGCTGGGCCTACTACAACCGGGGCAGCTGCTACTACCGGAAGGGGGATGTGCAGAAATCCCTGGAAGACGCCCGGACGGCCTGCACCCTGGGCGTCAAGGACGCCTGCAAGGTCTATGACCGGCTGAAAAAAACCTGA